One Peterkaempfera bronchialis DNA window includes the following coding sequences:
- the hemE gene encoding uroporphyrinogen decarboxylase, with protein sequence MPTGRQPTAAPGAAHDSAFLRACRREPVPHTPVWFMRQAGRSLPEYLKVREGIPMLESCMRPDLVKEITLQPVRRHRVDAAIYFSDIVVPLRAIGLDLDIKPGVGPVVADPIRSRADLERLRPLEPGDVGYVTEAIGLLVDELGATPLIGFAGAPFTLASYLVEGGPSRNHERTKAMMYGDPELWADLLDRLADITAAFLTVQIEAGASAVQLFDSWVGALAPADYRRSVLPASRKVFQAVAGHGVPRIHFGVGTGELLGLMGEAGADVVGVDWRVPLDEAHRRVGPGKALQGNLDPAVLFAPEAAVRAKTAEVLAAAEALGGTGHIFNLGHGVLPTTDPDALTRLVAHVHEATAR encoded by the coding sequence GTGCCCACCGGCCGGCAGCCCACCGCGGCGCCCGGCGCCGCGCACGACTCGGCGTTCCTGCGCGCCTGCCGGCGCGAACCGGTGCCGCACACACCCGTGTGGTTCATGCGGCAGGCGGGGCGTTCGCTGCCGGAGTACCTCAAGGTGCGCGAGGGCATCCCGATGCTGGAGTCCTGCATGCGGCCGGACCTGGTGAAGGAGATCACCCTCCAGCCGGTGCGGCGGCACCGGGTGGACGCCGCCATCTACTTCAGCGACATCGTGGTCCCGCTCCGGGCGATCGGCCTGGACCTGGACATCAAGCCCGGCGTGGGCCCCGTGGTCGCCGACCCGATCCGCAGCCGCGCCGACCTGGAGCGGCTGCGCCCGCTGGAGCCCGGCGACGTCGGCTATGTCACCGAGGCGATCGGCCTGCTGGTGGACGAGCTCGGCGCCACCCCGCTGATCGGCTTCGCCGGGGCGCCGTTCACCCTCGCCAGCTACCTGGTGGAGGGCGGCCCGTCCCGGAACCACGAGCGCACCAAGGCCATGATGTACGGCGACCCGGAGCTCTGGGCCGACCTGCTGGACCGCCTGGCCGACATCACCGCCGCCTTCCTCACCGTGCAGATCGAGGCCGGTGCCTCCGCCGTGCAGCTCTTCGACTCCTGGGTGGGCGCGCTGGCGCCCGCCGACTACCGCCGCTCGGTCCTCCCGGCCAGCCGCAAGGTCTTCCAGGCCGTCGCAGGGCACGGCGTGCCCCGGATCCACTTCGGGGTGGGCACCGGCGAACTGCTCGGCCTGATGGGCGAGGCCGGCGCGGACGTGGTGGGCGTCGACTGGCGGGTCCCGCTGGACGAGGCCCACCGCCGGGTCGGCCCCGGCAAGGCGCTCCAGGGCAACCTCGACCCGGCGGTGCTCTTCGCCCCCGAGGCGGCGGTGCGCGCCAAGACCGCCGAGGTGCTGGCGGCGGCCGAGGCGCTCGGCGGCACCGGCCACATCTTCAACCTCGGCCACGGGGTGCTGCCCACCACCGACCCGGACGCGCTGACCCGGCTGGTCGCCCACGTCCACGAGGCGACCGCGCGCTGA
- a CDS encoding DUF4349 domain-containing protein, with amino-acid sequence MGGRAGAAAGGVLLAALALLGSGCSADSSAKDEASARSAVGKADRPAAKVAPSGPAALAGGPSAAATAGRSIAYTAELRLEVKDVPAALERLRSMTSAAGGYVSSENLDRGSFEEAAADQESSWVEGASEVVVKVPSAAFDRTLDTFGGLGKVLQRHREAADVTDQVVDVESRLKTQRASVQRVRALMGEATTITEVVALESELSRREADLESLERQQQELASKTSLSTITVGLSSVAPPASAPAAKENRGFWGSVGHALAAGWHALYATVRGVLVVLAAVAPFALVLVPAGWLAVRLRRRHGTAAPALAEPAAAVEPAERPEYPAHPERADNG; translated from the coding sequence ATGGGCGGCAGAGCAGGGGCGGCGGCGGGGGGCGTGCTGCTGGCGGCATTGGCACTGCTCGGCAGCGGGTGCAGCGCCGACTCCTCGGCGAAGGACGAAGCCTCAGCCAGATCGGCGGTCGGGAAGGCGGACCGCCCCGCGGCCAAGGTGGCGCCGAGCGGGCCCGCCGCGCTCGCCGGCGGTCCGAGCGCCGCCGCGACGGCCGGGCGCTCGATCGCCTACACCGCCGAGCTGCGGCTGGAGGTCAAGGATGTGCCGGCGGCGCTGGAGCGGCTGCGCAGCATGACCTCGGCGGCGGGCGGATATGTCAGCAGCGAGAACCTCGACCGGGGCAGCTTCGAGGAGGCCGCCGCCGACCAGGAGAGCTCCTGGGTGGAGGGCGCCTCCGAGGTGGTGGTGAAGGTCCCCTCGGCGGCCTTCGACCGAACCCTGGACACCTTCGGTGGGCTGGGGAAGGTGCTCCAGCGGCACCGCGAGGCGGCGGATGTCACCGACCAGGTGGTCGACGTCGAGAGCCGGTTGAAGACCCAGCGGGCCAGCGTGCAGCGGGTCCGGGCGCTGATGGGCGAGGCCACGACGATCACCGAGGTGGTGGCGCTGGAGAGCGAGCTGAGCCGCCGGGAGGCGGATCTGGAGTCGCTGGAGCGGCAGCAGCAGGAGCTGGCCTCCAAGACCTCGCTCTCCACCATCACGGTCGGCCTCTCCTCGGTCGCCCCGCCCGCGTCGGCGCCCGCCGCCAAGGAGAACCGGGGCTTCTGGGGTTCGGTGGGGCATGCGCTGGCGGCCGGGTGGCATGCGCTGTACGCGACGGTGCGGGGGGTGCTGGTGGTGCTCGCCGCCGTCGCCCCGTTCGCGCTGGTGCTGGTGCCCGCCGGGTGGCTGGCGGTACGGCTGCGGCGCCGCCACGGTACGGCCGCACCGGCCCTGGCCGAACCGGCCGCAGCCGTCGAACCGGCCGAGCGGCCCGAGTACCCCGCGCACCCCGAGCGGGCCGATAACGGCTGA
- the hemG gene encoding protoporphyrinogen oxidase: MDRSAVADRSSDPGPWSENGPPPQVVVVGGGIAGLAAAAFLSGAAGGLGRRARVTVLEESGRFGGKLRTGEVGGVAVDLGAESMLARRPEAVALAREVGLADQLEPPATAKATLWTRGALRPMPTGHVMGVPGDLAALERTGVLSPEGLARARQDLDLPPTEVGDDVPLGAWVAARVGREVVDRLVEPLLGGVYAGHADRISLRAAVPQLLPVAQRGGSLVAGVQELQQRAAATAPAEPQPVFQGIAGGIGRLPLAVADAARAAGAELRTGTAVQSLRRTPEGWRLVVRDSAGEREVTADAVVLAVPAPVAARLLAAEAPGAAAELAAVEYAGMALVTMAFHRSELPGTPPGSGFLVPPVDGRTIKASTFSSNKWGWLDRAAPDRFLLRTSVGRHGETADVALPDAELVARSLADLREAIGLRATPYATEVTRWERGLPQYPVGHLDRVRRIREQAVGHGTLALCGAAYDGVGIPACVASARRAAEEVSAALAVAGGPVNERR; the protein is encoded by the coding sequence ATGGACCGAAGCGCAGTCGCCGACCGAAGCAGTGACCCCGGGCCGTGGTCGGAGAACGGGCCGCCGCCGCAGGTGGTCGTGGTCGGCGGCGGTATCGCCGGGCTGGCCGCCGCCGCGTTCCTCAGCGGCGCCGCCGGGGGGCTGGGCCGCCGTGCCCGGGTGACCGTGCTGGAGGAGTCCGGACGGTTCGGCGGCAAGCTCCGCACCGGAGAGGTCGGCGGGGTCGCGGTCGACCTCGGCGCCGAGTCCATGCTGGCCCGGCGGCCCGAGGCGGTGGCGCTGGCCCGCGAGGTCGGCCTGGCCGACCAGCTGGAGCCGCCCGCCACCGCCAAGGCCACCCTCTGGACCCGGGGCGCGCTCCGCCCCATGCCCACCGGCCATGTGATGGGTGTCCCCGGAGACCTGGCGGCGCTGGAGCGGACCGGAGTGCTCTCGCCCGAGGGCCTGGCCCGCGCCCGGCAGGACCTCGACCTGCCGCCCACCGAGGTCGGCGACGATGTCCCGCTCGGCGCCTGGGTCGCCGCCCGGGTCGGCCGCGAGGTGGTGGACCGGCTGGTGGAACCGCTGCTCGGCGGCGTCTACGCCGGCCACGCCGACCGGATCTCGCTGCGCGCCGCCGTCCCGCAACTGCTGCCCGTCGCCCAGCGCGGAGGCTCCCTGGTCGCGGGCGTACAGGAACTCCAGCAGCGGGCCGCAGCCACGGCCCCCGCTGAGCCGCAGCCGGTCTTCCAGGGCATCGCCGGCGGCATCGGCCGCCTGCCGCTCGCGGTCGCCGACGCGGCCCGCGCCGCCGGTGCCGAGCTGCGCACCGGCACCGCCGTGCAGTCGCTGCGCCGCACCCCCGAGGGGTGGCGGCTGGTGGTCCGCGACAGCGCGGGCGAGCGCGAGGTCACCGCCGACGCGGTGGTGCTGGCCGTACCCGCCCCCGTCGCCGCCCGGCTGCTCGCCGCCGAGGCGCCCGGCGCGGCGGCCGAGCTGGCGGCGGTGGAGTACGCCGGGATGGCGCTGGTGACCATGGCCTTCCACCGCTCCGAGCTGCCCGGGACACCGCCCGGCAGCGGCTTCCTGGTGCCGCCGGTGGACGGGCGCACCATCAAGGCGTCCACCTTCTCCAGCAACAAGTGGGGCTGGCTGGACCGGGCCGCCCCGGACCGCTTCCTGCTGCGCACCTCGGTGGGTCGGCATGGCGAGACGGCCGACGTGGCGCTGCCGGACGCGGAGCTGGTGGCCCGCTCGCTGGCCGACCTGCGCGAGGCGATCGGGCTGCGGGCCACCCCGTACGCGACCGAGGTGACCCGCTGGGAACGCGGGCTGCCGCAGTACCCGGTCGGGCACCTGGACCGGGTGCGGCGGATCCGCGAGCAGGCGGTCGGCCACGGCACGCTGGCGCTCTGCGGCGCCGCCTACGACGGGGTCGGCATCCCCGCCTGCGTCGCCAGTGCCCGGCGGGCCGCCGAGGAGGTCTCCGCCGCGCTCGCCGTGGCCGGGGGCCCGGTGAACGAGCGTCGGTGA
- the hemQ gene encoding hydrogen peroxide-dependent heme synthase has translation MSESTQPEKKKARDLNQVVRYTMWSVFRLKEALPDDRSGYAAEVDELFAQLREKDVVVRGTYDVSGLRADADLMVWWHAETSDALQDAYNRFRRTALGRHLEPVWSNMALHRPAEFNKSHIPAFLADEEPRGYVCVYPFIRSYDWYLIPDEERRQMLAEHGKMARGYPDVRANTVASFALGDYEWVLAFEADELHRIVDLMRHLRGSRARLHVREEVPFYTGRRKPVAELLAGLV, from the coding sequence ATGAGCGAGAGCACCCAGCCTGAGAAGAAGAAGGCCCGCGACCTCAACCAGGTCGTCCGCTACACCATGTGGTCGGTCTTCCGGCTCAAGGAGGCGCTGCCGGACGACCGCTCCGGGTACGCCGCCGAGGTGGACGAACTCTTCGCGCAGCTGCGTGAGAAGGACGTGGTGGTGCGCGGCACCTACGACGTCTCCGGGCTGCGCGCCGACGCCGACCTGATGGTCTGGTGGCACGCCGAGACCTCCGACGCGCTCCAGGACGCCTACAACCGGTTCCGCCGCACCGCCCTGGGCCGCCACCTGGAGCCGGTCTGGTCCAACATGGCGCTGCACCGCCCTGCGGAGTTCAACAAGTCGCACATCCCCGCGTTCCTCGCCGACGAGGAGCCGCGCGGCTATGTCTGCGTGTACCCGTTCATCCGCTCGTACGACTGGTATCTGATCCCGGACGAGGAGCGCCGCCAGATGCTCGCCGAGCACGGCAAGATGGCGCGCGGCTACCCCGATGTGCGGGCCAACACCGTCGCCTCCTTCGCGCTGGGCGACTACGAGTGGGTGCTCGCCTTCGAGGCCGACGAGCTGCACCGCATCGTGGACCTGATGCGCCACCTGCGCGGCTCCCGCGCCCGGCTGCACGTCCGCGAGGAGGTCCCCTTCTACACCGGCCGCCGCAAGCCGGTCGCCGAGCTGCTGGCCGGACTGGTCTGA
- a CDS encoding TIGR04222 domain-containing membrane protein, with the protein MHLEFTLACTAMLAASMNAGWANSRLRRVPAPQGLPGRGLPLLDTAFLAGGPARVAEVALVWMHQQGRVVVSRSGLVTVTDPQPWNEVEAALIAAAGPGRQRSLPGLRREVMRSPAVQSIGERLADRGLARRATAHRRARIARRLLGVAMLLTMVLGAVATFRWMEDHFGLTGDGEPGFPPFFAFAGMFAYGLLVLALTGPGRGQISPAGRRQLQLMRAGDRPWRPHDALAAPDPLLLGAVALGGTMLLTDPALREVLAPPVSSGPAGSGGGGFTGGAAAAVWCGSATGGQDGGSPSACGSSSSCGTSSSCGSATSGCGSASSCGSSSSCGSST; encoded by the coding sequence ATGCACCTGGAGTTCACGCTGGCGTGTACGGCGATGCTGGCCGCGTCGATGAACGCCGGTTGGGCGAACAGCCGACTGCGCCGGGTACCGGCACCGCAGGGCCTGCCCGGTCGGGGCCTGCCGCTGCTGGACACCGCGTTCCTGGCCGGTGGACCGGCCCGGGTGGCCGAAGTGGCGCTGGTGTGGATGCATCAGCAGGGGCGGGTGGTGGTCTCCCGGTCCGGGCTGGTCACGGTGACCGACCCGCAGCCGTGGAACGAGGTGGAGGCGGCACTGATCGCCGCCGCCGGGCCCGGTCGGCAGCGGTCCCTTCCGGGGCTGCGGCGCGAGGTGATGCGCAGCCCCGCCGTGCAGTCGATCGGGGAGCGGCTGGCCGACCGGGGGCTGGCGCGGCGGGCCACCGCGCACCGGCGGGCCCGGATCGCCCGGCGGCTGCTGGGGGTGGCGATGCTGCTGACGATGGTGCTGGGCGCGGTGGCCACCTTCCGGTGGATGGAGGACCACTTCGGGCTCACCGGGGACGGCGAGCCGGGCTTCCCGCCGTTCTTCGCCTTTGCGGGGATGTTCGCGTACGGGCTGCTGGTGCTGGCCCTCACCGGGCCGGGGCGCGGGCAGATCAGCCCTGCGGGGCGCCGCCAGTTGCAGCTGATGCGGGCCGGTGACCGGCCGTGGCGCCCGCATGACGCCCTGGCCGCCCCCGATCCGCTGCTGCTGGGGGCGGTGGCGCTGGGCGGGACGATGCTGCTCACCGACCCCGCGCTGCGGGAGGTGCTGGCGCCGCCGGTGTCGAGCGGCCCGGCCGGCTCCGGCGGCGGCGGGTTCACCGGGGGCGCGGCTGCGGCGGTGTGGTGCGGGTCGGCGACCGGCGGTCAGGACGGCGGGTCGCCCTCGGCATGCGGCTCGTCTTCGAGCTGCGGGACGTCTTCGAGCTGCGGCTCGGCGACGTCCGGTTGCGGCTCGGCGTCGAGCTGCGGGTCGTCGTCCAGCTGCGGCAGCAGTACCTGA
- a CDS encoding site-2 protease family protein, whose product MDGSMGLGRVFGIPLKVHWSVPLLLVVLGYDLGREVLPPWVPGRSGAVYAVAGLVGAVVLLASLVLHEGAHAVVARRGGVKVEDMTLWALGGVTRMGPPQTPRAMLAVAGSGPLTSLVVGGVLLGAGVGLHAALGWGVVPALLVWLGAANLLLGVFNLLPAAPLDGGRVLQALLWMRSGDRLRAEQVADQSGQVVGYLLIALGVVSVLGGSAGGFWLALIGFFVAVTAGAERRRAMLGSALRGLRVADAMSAPVETGPDWQTVARFVDDAVARSHHSALPLVDFEGRPSGLVTLRRLAAVPPAQREQVRVRDVAQPLARCATAEPGEALAEALQRAAQHGGSRLLVVDGGRLVGIVTGHDVARLMHRHALVDHPGHAA is encoded by the coding sequence GTGGACGGCTCGATGGGGCTCGGCCGCGTCTTCGGCATACCGCTGAAGGTGCACTGGAGTGTTCCGCTGCTGCTGGTGGTGCTCGGCTACGACCTGGGCCGGGAGGTGCTGCCGCCCTGGGTGCCCGGCCGGTCCGGGGCCGTGTACGCGGTTGCGGGGCTGGTCGGGGCCGTGGTGCTGCTGGCCAGCCTGGTGCTGCACGAGGGGGCGCACGCGGTGGTCGCGCGCCGGGGCGGGGTCAAGGTCGAGGACATGACGCTCTGGGCGCTGGGCGGGGTCACCAGGATGGGCCCGCCGCAGACCCCCAGGGCCATGCTGGCCGTCGCCGGGAGCGGGCCGCTGACCAGCCTGGTGGTGGGCGGCGTCCTGCTGGGCGCGGGCGTCGGCCTGCATGCCGCGCTGGGGTGGGGCGTGGTCCCGGCGCTGCTGGTCTGGCTGGGCGCGGCCAATCTGCTGCTGGGCGTCTTCAATCTGCTGCCCGCCGCCCCGCTGGACGGCGGCCGGGTGCTCCAGGCGCTGCTGTGGATGCGCTCCGGCGACCGGCTGCGCGCCGAGCAGGTGGCGGACCAGAGCGGCCAGGTGGTGGGCTATCTGCTGATCGCGCTGGGCGTGGTCTCGGTGCTCGGCGGGTCCGCCGGAGGGTTCTGGCTGGCCCTGATCGGCTTCTTTGTGGCGGTCACGGCGGGTGCGGAGCGGCGGCGCGCGATGCTGGGCAGCGCCCTGCGCGGGCTGCGGGTCGCGGACGCCATGTCGGCGCCGGTGGAGACCGGCCCGGACTGGCAGACGGTGGCCCGCTTCGTGGACGACGCCGTGGCGCGCAGCCACCACTCCGCGCTGCCCCTGGTGGACTTCGAGGGCCGCCCCAGCGGCCTGGTCACCCTCCGACGACTGGCCGCCGTACCGCCCGCGCAGCGCGAGCAGGTCCGGGTACGGGATGTGGCGCAGCCGCTGGCCCGCTGCGCCACCGCCGAACCCGGCGAGGCGCTGGCCGAAGCCCTCCAGCGGGCCGCCCAGCACGGCGGCTCCCGGCTGCTGGTGGTGGACGGCGGTCGGCTGGTGGGCATCGTCACCGGCCATGACGTCGCCCGCCTGATGCACCGGCACGCCCTGGTCGACCACCCGGGCCACGCCGCCTGA
- the msrB gene encoding peptide-methionine (R)-S-oxide reductase MsrB: protein MAQETGKYRIEKSDAEWRAELSPAEYHVLREAGTERPHTGEYTDTTTVGVYSCRACGAELFTSGTKFESHCGWPSFYSPLAEDRVEYIEDSTLGMRRVEVRCAHCGSHLGHVFEGEGYPTPTDQRYCINSISLRLRPAEG from the coding sequence GTGGCCCAGGAGACCGGCAAGTACCGGATCGAGAAGAGCGACGCCGAGTGGCGCGCGGAGCTGTCCCCGGCGGAGTACCACGTGCTCCGCGAGGCGGGCACCGAGCGCCCGCACACCGGCGAGTACACCGACACCACCACCGTGGGCGTCTACTCCTGCCGGGCCTGCGGCGCGGAGCTGTTCACCTCCGGTACCAAGTTCGAGAGCCACTGCGGCTGGCCGTCCTTCTACTCGCCGCTGGCCGAGGACCGGGTGGAGTACATCGAGGACTCCACCCTCGGCATGCGCCGGGTGGAGGTCCGCTGCGCGCACTGCGGCTCCCACCTCGGCCATGTCTTCGAGGGCGAGGGCTATCCGACCCCCACCGACCAGCGGTACTGCATCAACAGCATCTCGCTGCGGCTGCGCCCCGCCGAGGGCTAG
- the murC gene encoding UDP-N-acetylmuramate--L-alanine ligase gives MSDAPSDLHAPHFIGIGGAGMSGLAKILALRGAEVSGSDARESATTAALRAAGAEVAIGHAAGQVPETASCVVVSSAIREDNPELVAARERGLPVIHRADALAALMHGRRALAVAGTHGKTTTTSMLAVSLAALGLDPSYAIGGDLDEPGSNAHHGSGEIFVAEADESDRSFHKYAPEVAIVLNVELDHHANYASIEEIHESFETFVGRIEPGGTLVVSADHSGARELTSRVSDRPDLRIVTVGESADASLRILSVVPRGMSSEVTVEPAGTDGAPLTFTVSVPGRHYAHNAVSALAAGIALGVPAEELATALGSYRGVRRRLQLKGEAGGVQVIDSYAHHPTEIAADLEAIRQSAGGGRVLVVFQPHLFSRTQQLGTEMGQALALADAALVLDIYPAREDPIPGVTSEVIIDAARGHGLETVPVHTMAEVPEAVAALAKAGDLVLTMGAGDVTGLGPEILARLAGVEAGV, from the coding sequence GTGAGCGACGCCCCGAGCGACCTGCACGCCCCGCACTTCATCGGTATCGGCGGCGCGGGCATGTCCGGCCTGGCGAAGATCCTGGCCCTGCGCGGGGCGGAGGTCTCCGGCAGTGACGCCAGGGAGTCGGCCACCACGGCGGCGCTGCGGGCGGCCGGGGCCGAGGTCGCCATCGGGCACGCCGCCGGGCAGGTGCCGGAGACGGCGAGCTGCGTCGTGGTCTCCAGCGCGATCCGGGAGGACAACCCGGAGCTGGTCGCGGCCCGCGAGCGGGGCCTGCCAGTGATCCACCGGGCCGATGCGCTGGCCGCGCTGATGCACGGGCGGCGGGCGCTGGCGGTGGCCGGTACCCACGGCAAGACCACCACCACCAGCATGCTCGCGGTCAGCCTGGCCGCCCTGGGCCTGGACCCCTCGTACGCCATCGGCGGCGACCTGGACGAGCCGGGCAGCAACGCCCACCACGGCAGCGGCGAGATCTTCGTCGCCGAGGCGGACGAGAGCGACCGCTCCTTCCACAAGTACGCGCCCGAGGTGGCGATCGTGCTCAATGTGGAGCTGGACCACCACGCCAACTACGCCTCCATCGAGGAGATCCACGAGTCCTTCGAGACCTTTGTGGGCCGCATCGAGCCGGGCGGCACCCTGGTCGTCTCCGCCGACCACTCCGGCGCCCGCGAGCTGACCTCCCGGGTCTCGGACCGCCCCGACCTGCGGATCGTCACCGTCGGCGAGTCGGCCGACGCCTCGCTGCGGATCCTCTCGGTGGTGCCGCGCGGGATGTCCAGCGAGGTCACCGTGGAACCGGCCGGTACCGACGGGGCGCCGCTCACCTTCACCGTCTCGGTGCCCGGCCGCCACTACGCCCACAACGCCGTCTCCGCGCTCGCCGCCGGGATCGCGCTGGGCGTGCCCGCCGAGGAGCTGGCCACCGCCCTGGGCAGCTACCGGGGGGTGCGCCGCCGCCTCCAGCTCAAGGGCGAGGCCGGGGGCGTCCAGGTGATCGACTCCTATGCGCACCACCCCACCGAGATCGCCGCCGATCTGGAGGCGATCCGGCAGAGCGCCGGGGGCGGCCGGGTGCTGGTGGTCTTCCAGCCGCATCTCTTCAGCCGCACCCAGCAGTTGGGCACCGAGATGGGGCAGGCGCTGGCGCTGGCCGACGCCGCCCTGGTGCTGGACATCTACCCCGCCCGGGAGGACCCGATCCCCGGCGTGACCAGCGAGGTCATCATCGACGCCGCACGCGGCCACGGTCTGGAGACGGTCCCGGTGCACACCATGGCCGAGGTGCCGGAGGCCGTCGCGGCGCTCGCCAAGGCGGGCGATCTGGTGCTCACCATGGGCGCGGGCGACGTCACCGGACTCGGCCCGGAAATCCTGGCCCGCCTCGCCGGCGTTGAGGCTGGTGTCTGA
- a CDS encoding indole-3-glycerol phosphate synthase has protein sequence MFTTVLMIEKALSEADIELVTTLHGEEKTSFVVLMQPRGRQDELLRALDDVALGRLEEAVHERDEDDTATPADQALAHTLDRLHAAGSDAVGHVVSDNPLGMLRTVVEDTGADEVIVLTSPHFVEEFFHRDWASRARHRVGVPVLKLFAHDV, from the coding sequence GTGTTCACGACCGTACTGATGATCGAGAAGGCGCTCTCCGAGGCCGACATCGAGCTGGTCACCACGCTGCACGGCGAGGAGAAGACCTCCTTTGTCGTCCTGATGCAGCCGCGCGGCCGGCAGGACGAACTGCTGCGCGCCCTGGACGACGTGGCGCTCGGCCGCCTGGAGGAGGCGGTGCACGAGCGGGACGAGGACGACACCGCCACCCCTGCCGACCAGGCGCTGGCGCACACCCTGGACCGGCTGCACGCCGCCGGTTCGGACGCCGTCGGCCATGTGGTGTCCGACAACCCGCTGGGCATGCTGCGCACCGTGGTGGAGGACACCGGGGCCGACGAGGTCATCGTGCTCACCTCCCCGCACTTCGTCGAGGAGTTCTTCCACCGCGACTGGGCGTCGCGGGCCCGCCACCGGGTGGGCGTGCCGGTCCTCAAGCTCTTCGCGCACGACGTCTGA
- a CDS encoding pyrimidine reductase family protein, with amino-acid sequence MRRLLPADPADPADPAAHATTPGPDTLEGLAAVYAYPAEADRGRPWLRANMVASLDGAARVDGHSEGLSGAADKRVFGVLRGLSDVVLVGAETVRSEGYRPARAREAFAADRAARGQAPAPAIAVVSRSLDLDLSTPLFTEPLLPTVVITAESAPAAARRAAAEVADLVVAGEERVDMAAAVRALADRGWTRLLTEGGPRLLGQLASAGLLDELCLTLAPLLAVGDAPRILHGPEPAAAERFRLCSLLEEDGFLFARYARPV; translated from the coding sequence ATGCGCCGTCTTCTCCCCGCCGACCCTGCCGACCCCGCCGACCCCGCCGCCCACGCCACCACCCCGGGGCCGGACACCCTGGAGGGCCTGGCCGCCGTCTACGCCTACCCCGCCGAGGCCGACCGGGGCCGCCCCTGGCTGCGCGCCAACATGGTGGCATCGCTGGACGGCGCGGCCCGCGTCGACGGCCACTCCGAGGGTCTGTCGGGCGCCGCCGACAAGCGCGTCTTCGGGGTGCTGCGGGGGCTGTCGGACGTGGTGCTGGTGGGCGCGGAGACGGTGCGCAGCGAGGGGTACCGCCCGGCGCGGGCCCGGGAGGCGTTCGCGGCGGACCGGGCGGCGCGCGGCCAGGCGCCCGCGCCGGCCATCGCCGTGGTCAGCCGCAGTCTGGACCTGGACCTCTCGACCCCGCTCTTCACCGAGCCGCTGCTGCCCACGGTGGTGATCACCGCCGAGAGCGCCCCGGCCGCGGCCCGGCGGGCCGCCGCCGAGGTCGCCGACCTGGTGGTGGCCGGGGAGGAGCGGGTGGACATGGCGGCGGCGGTGCGCGCGCTCGCCGACCGGGGCTGGACCAGGCTGCTCACCGAGGGCGGTCCCCGGCTGCTGGGTCAGCTGGCCTCGGCGGGGCTGCTGGACGAGCTCTGCCTGACGCTGGCGCCGCTGCTCGCGGTGGGCGACGCGCCGCGCATCCTGCACGGTCCGGAACCGGCGGCGGCAGAGCGGTTCCGGCTCTGCTCACTGCTGGAGGAGGATGGTTTCCTCTTCGCCCGCTACGCCCGCCCGGTGTGA